The DNA segment CGGCGGAACTACCCGCAGGGCCTGGCCGAGGTGCCGGCCGAGGACGGGCAGCTGTTGGCCGTCATCGGCGAGGTCTCGGCGGACGCTTTCGCCGCCGAGGCGGCACTGGCACGCAGTGCCCAGCGACTGGACCACATCGTCGCGGGCCGGCTGTCCGGCGACGGCGACCACGAGCGGCAACGCCTCGTCGACGCGGAGGTGGCGGTCGCCCAGGCGCAGTTGGTGATCATCGCCGCCGCGCTGAACGCCACCACGACGATCTTCGACGCACTCGGCGCCTCCGGAGTGTCCGAAGAACTCGGGCTGGACCGGCACTGGCGCAATGCCCGCACGCTGGCGTCGCACAATCCACGGGTCTACAAGGCCCGCATCCTCGGCGACTGGTTCATCAACGGGAAGGATCCGGTCGCCGATCTGGCCACCCGCCACCGCGGCGGACAGGGCAACTGACAGAGGGGTCGGCCTACCGCGTCAACTGCGCACGCAGCTCCCGCTTGAGCACCTTGCCGTAGCTGTTCTTCGGCAGCTCGTCGATGAACTCGTATCGTTTGGGTCGCTTGAACCGGGCGATGCGGGTCAGCAGGTGCGCGTCGAGCTCCGTCGGATCCGCCGTGCCGACGATGAACGCGACGACGACCTCACCCCACTCCTCGTCGGGCGCACCCACCACGCATGCTTCGGCGACGCCCGGATGCTCGATGAGCACCTCTTCGACCTCGCGCGGATAGATGTTGCTGCCGCCGCTGATCACCACGTCTTTCGACCGGTCACGCAGCGTGAGGTAGCCGCGGTCGTCGAACGACCCCATGTCCCCGGTGTACAACCAGCCGCGCCGCAGCGTGGCCGCGGTCGCCTCGGGGTTGTTCCAGTACCCCGACATGACGACGTCTCCGCGGCACACGATTTCACCGATCTCGCCCGTCGCCGCCGGTGAACCGTCCTCGCGCACCACCGCCACGGCCACCCCCGACCGGGCATAACCGACCGAACCGAGGACGGCGTCGTCGGCGTCGAGGTGGTCGGTCCGGCGCAGCCCGGTGATCGTCATCGGCGCCTCGCCCTGACCGTAGAGCTGGACGAACACCGGGCCGAACGCCGTCATCGCCTTCTTGAGCCTGTCGACGTACATCGGTCCGCCGCCGTAGACCACGGTGCGCAGGTGGCGCGGGCGGGGCCGGCCGGTCGCCACCAGACGCTGCACCATCGTCGGGGCGAGGAAGGCGCTGCACCCGGGGTGGTGCTCGCACAGGTCGAGGAACTCGTCCGGGTCGAAAGCGCCGGACTCGGGGATCACCTGCCGGGCGCCGCGCAGCACGTACGGCGGGATGTAGAGACCCGACCCGTGCGACATCGGCGCGCCGTGGACGAGGCTCGAATTCGCGTCGGGTGCATCAAAATCCGCGAGGTGGGCGACCGTCATCGCCATCAGGTTGCGATGCGACAGCATGGCGCCCTTGGAGCGGCCCGTGGTCCCGCTGGTGTAGAACAGCCACGCCAGCGCAGCCGGGTCGGTGTCCGGCGGGGTCACCGGATCGGCGTGGTGGCGCTGCGCATACGATTCGCCGCCGATCGTCTCGACGGGAACCCCGACGTCGAGTTGCGCGGCGATCTTCGGGGACGCGAAGACGTGCGCGGCACCGGAATCGGCGACGATGTCGGCCATCTCCCGCGGATGCAGCTTGTAGTTGATCGGGACGTGGACGAACTCCGCCGCCCAGATGCCGAACATCAACTCGACGATCTCCGGCCGGTTCTCCGAGGCGACCGCGATCCGCGTCCCCGGCTCACCACGAAAGCTGCCGGCCAGCCGCAGCGCCCGTTCCCGGAGTTCGGCCCACGTACAAACCTGTTGCTCACCGTGATACAGCGCACCCCACTCACCGAACCGGGCGGCGGCCTGGTCGAGCAGGGTGAACAGGGTCATCTCGCCACCCACTCCGAGGACAGCGCGAAGTCCGAGAGGTACTTCGTCGAACTCCACCCGCCGTCGACGACGATCGTCTGCCCGTTGATGAAACTGCCGCCCTCGGAGCACAGGAATGCCACGGTCGCGGCGATGTCCTCGACCCGGCCCAACCGTTGATGCGGGGTCATCTCGGTGTTGATCTTGCGGAACCGCTCGTCTTCGAGGCGGTGGGCCACCATCGGTGTCAGCGTGACACCGGGGGCGACGGCGTTGCAGCGGATGCCCTGCGGACCGTACTGGCATGCGATGTGGGTGGTCAGCGCCGTGAGCCCGCCTTTGGCCGCCGAATAGGCACCCCCGCGCAGGCCGCCGACGACCGCGAACGTCGACGTGACGTTGATGATGGCCGAGCCCGGGCCCATGTGCGGGATGACGTCGCGGGCCAACCGGAACGGGGCGCGCAGCATCAAACCCAGGAAGTGGTCCAGGGTTTCGTCGTCGGTCTCGTGCAACGGTTTCGGGCTGCCCACCCCGGCGTTGTTGACGAGGAAGTCGACGTGGCCCCAGCGATCCACGGCGGCGGCCACCACCCGCTGCGGGCCGTCGTCGGCGGTCAGGTCGGCCGCGAGTGTCTCGATTCGGTCGGGGTCGCCGACCGCGGCGCTCAATTCGGCGAGCCGGTCCTCGTCGCGGCCGGTGCCCAGCACCGCCATCCCGGCCTCGGCGAGCATGGTCGCGCAGCCGAATCCGATGCCGCTGCTGGCTCCGGTGACAATCGCGACCTGCATCTCAGTCCACCTTCCGGTCCGTCAGCACCGCGCGGATCCGGTGCTTGAGCACTTTGCCTGCATCATTGCGCGGCAACGCATCCCAGATCGCCACCTGCTCCGGGATCTTGAACGTCGCGACGCCGCGGGCCCGCAGTACGCGGGCGAGGTCGCCCACGTCGGGGCCGGGCCGCTCTGTCGGCACGATCACCGCGCAGGCCCGTTCGCCTGTGCGTTCGTCGGGTAGGCCCACCACGGCGATCTCGGCGATGCCCGCCTCGCCGGCGAGCAGGTCCTCGATCTCCTTCGGGGAGATGTTCTCGCCGTTGCGGATGATGAGGTCCTTGGCGCGCCCGGTCACCACGAGGTGGTCCCCGTCCCACCGGCCCAGGTCACCGGTGCGGAAATAGCCGTCCGCGTCGAGGGATTCGCGTTCGTCCTCGGGGTGCAGGTAGCCGACGAGCATCTGCGGTCCGCGTGCGCGGATCTCCCCGTCGACCAGCCGGATGTCGGCGATGCCGGGTCTGCCGTCGGACTCCGCGGCGTGCTCGGCGTCGTCCAGGGCGCCGACCGTGGTCACCGGCACCTCCGTGGAACCGTAGACCCGGCTGACCGCTGCCCGTTCGAAGTAGTCCGTCGCGTGCCGGATCAACGACGGCGGCACGGATGCCCCGCCGCAGATGAACACCTTCAGGCTCGGCAACCGGGTGCCCGCCCGCTGCGCGGCCGCCAGCAGTTGTTCGAGGAACGGGGTGGCGCCCGCCATGTGCGTACAGTGCTCGGCGGTCATCAGCGCGACGGCCTCGTCGGCGTCCCAGCGGTCCATCAGCACGGCGGTGGTCCCCAGCAGCAGCGGGCATTCGAACGCGTAGATCGACCCGCCGATGTGGGCGATCGGCGACGGCACCAGAAAAGTGTCACCGGGTTGCACCCGCCAGTGGTCGCGGAGCTGACAGATCAGCGCGTGTATCGAGTTGTGGCTGTGCAGAACACCTTTCGGGCGACCGGTGGTGCCGGAGGTGTACATCACCATCCGCACCTCGTCGGCCCCCGGACTGTGCAGAGCGCACGGCGGCGGATCGTCGAACAGCGTCGCGTAGGGTGTGTGGCCGTTCGCCGCGCCACGCACCACCACCACCTCGGGCGGACGGTCGAGTGCGGTGGTGACCCGGTGCAGCATCGCGGCGTGATCATGGTCGCGGAACCGGGCGGGCACGAAGATCATCCGGCTGTTCACGTCGTCGAGCAGAAACCGCAGTTCGTGATCGCGCATCGACGGCAGGATCGGGTTGACCACCATGCCCGCGAGCGCCGCCCCGAGGTAGACCACCGCGGCCTCATGCCAGTTCGGCAGCATGAACGACACGACACTGCCCGCCGGCATCCGCGCGGTCAGCGCCTGCGCCAGGACGGTGGCGCGCTCCAGCAGGGTCGCACAGCTCAGCCGGCAGGTCCCGTCGACGAGGACCACCCGGTCCGGTGTCTCCCGCGCGGCGTCGCGCAAGGTGTCGGCGAGGGTGTGGCGCACCCACAGGCCGCGGGCGTACGGGTCGGGCACCGCTCAGCCCTTGACGCGGCGCATCGTCATCGAGTGCCGGTAGCGCGCCGACGGATGGGTGTTGACGGTGACCTGCGCGACCTCACCGTCGGAGGTGATGTACGTGCGCTGCATCTGCAGGGCGGCCTCGCCTGCGTCGACGCCGAGCTTGCCGGCCAACTCGGCGTCGAGCACCACCGCGGCGATCTCCTGATGCACCTCGACGACGCTCACCCCGAACAGATCCTCGATCAGCGGGAAGATCGGGCCGGTGTGGCGGGGCAGCAGCCGGCCGACCGCGGCGAACGCGCGGTTGATGTAGTACTCGGTGCGGCAGATCGGTGTGGACGTCGCGTCCGCCTGGCGGTAGCCCTGCACCGCAAGCCATTCCGAGCCGACGGCGAGGCGGGTCTTGGCGGCGAGCGCGGCATCGACGGTGACGGTGGTGTTCGATTCGATCGTGAACTGCGCGCCGGCGGCGAAGGCCAGCAGATCGTCGATCGACATCACGTCCTGGGCGTAGGTGTTCCCCGCGGGCCGGGGCACGACCAGCGTTCCGGCCCGGGGACGCGACGTCACCAGGTTGTCCTCGCGCAGCCGGCGCAGCGCCTCGCGAATGGTGAAGCGGCTCACCTCGAACCGCTCGCACAGTTCGTGTTCGGTGGGCAGCTGCGAGCCGACCGGGTACACCCCGTCGACGATCTCCTTGCGCAGCGTCCGCGCCACCTGCAGGTAGCGGTGCTCGGGATGGGTGACGCTCATGCGCCCGCGGCGTCCCGGCGCAACGCCAGGACACTGCCGTCCCCGTCGGCGGAGACGTACAGCGAACCGTCCGGCCCCATGGTGATCCCCGCGAACGGCCCCTGGGGTCCGGAGAACGGTGGCATCCCGCGCAGCGGTTTGGGGTGTACGCCCGGCGGTGGGCCGACGGGTAGTCCGGAGGCGATCGTCTGGCGGACGCCGCTGTTCATGTCGACGGCGACCACCTCCTTCGCGCCGGCGTCGACGACGTAGAGCACGCCGTCGGAGACCAGCAGGCCCTGCGGCCGCTGCAGCCCGTCGGCGACGGTGACGGCGTGGCCGCCCGCCAGGCGCACCACCCGGCCCGCCCCTGACTCGGCGACCAGCGGGGCGCCGTCAGGGGCGATCGCCACGCCCACGGGTTCGCGCAGATCCGACGCCACCACCTCCACT comes from the Mycolicibacterium litorale genome and includes:
- a CDS encoding SDR family NAD(P)-dependent oxidoreductase — protein: MQVAIVTGASSGIGFGCATMLAEAGMAVLGTGRDEDRLAELSAAVGDPDRIETLAADLTADDGPQRVVAAAVDRWGHVDFLVNNAGVGSPKPLHETDDETLDHFLGLMLRAPFRLARDVIPHMGPGSAIINVTSTFAVVGGLRGGAYSAAKGGLTALTTHIACQYGPQGIRCNAVAPGVTLTPMVAHRLEDERFRKINTEMTPHQRLGRVEDIAATVAFLCSEGGSFINGQTIVVDGGWSSTKYLSDFALSSEWVAR
- a CDS encoding GntR family transcriptional regulator; this translates as MSVTHPEHRYLQVARTLRKEIVDGVYPVGSQLPTEHELCERFEVSRFTIREALRRLREDNLVTSRPRAGTLVVPRPAGNTYAQDVMSIDDLLAFAAGAQFTIESNTTVTVDAALAAKTRLAVGSEWLAVQGYRQADATSTPICRTEYYINRAFAAVGRLLPRHTGPIFPLIEDLFGVSVVEVHQEIAAVVLDAELAGKLGVDAGEAALQMQRTYITSDGEVAQVTVNTHPSARYRHSMTMRRVKG
- a CDS encoding acyl-CoA synthetase, translated to MTLFTLLDQAAARFGEWGALYHGEQQVCTWAELRERALRLAGSFRGEPGTRIAVASENRPEIVELMFGIWAAEFVHVPINYKLHPREMADIVADSGAAHVFASPKIAAQLDVGVPVETIGGESYAQRHHADPVTPPDTDPAALAWLFYTSGTTGRSKGAMLSHRNLMAMTVAHLADFDAPDANSSLVHGAPMSHGSGLYIPPYVLRGARQVIPESGAFDPDEFLDLCEHHPGCSAFLAPTMVQRLVATGRPRPRHLRTVVYGGGPMYVDRLKKAMTAFGPVFVQLYGQGEAPMTITGLRRTDHLDADDAVLGSVGYARSGVAVAVVREDGSPAATGEIGEIVCRGDVVMSGYWNNPEATAATLRRGWLYTGDMGSFDDRGYLTLRDRSKDVVISGGSNIYPREVEEVLIEHPGVAEACVVGAPDEEWGEVVVAFIVGTADPTELDAHLLTRIARFKRPKRYEFIDELPKNSYGKVLKRELRAQLTR
- a CDS encoding AMP-binding protein, with translation MPDPYARGLWVRHTLADTLRDAARETPDRVVLVDGTCRLSCATLLERATVLAQALTARMPAGSVVSFMLPNWHEAAVVYLGAALAGMVVNPILPSMRDHELRFLLDDVNSRMIFVPARFRDHDHAAMLHRVTTALDRPPEVVVVRGAANGHTPYATLFDDPPPCALHSPGADEVRMVMYTSGTTGRPKGVLHSHNSIHALICQLRDHWRVQPGDTFLVPSPIAHIGGSIYAFECPLLLGTTAVLMDRWDADEAVALMTAEHCTHMAGATPFLEQLLAAAQRAGTRLPSLKVFICGGASVPPSLIRHATDYFERAAVSRVYGSTEVPVTTVGALDDAEHAAESDGRPGIADIRLVDGEIRARGPQMLVGYLHPEDERESLDADGYFRTGDLGRWDGDHLVVTGRAKDLIIRNGENISPKEIEDLLAGEAGIAEIAVVGLPDERTGERACAVIVPTERPGPDVGDLARVLRARGVATFKIPEQVAIWDALPRNDAGKVLKHRIRAVLTDRKVD